In Dermacentor albipictus isolate Rhodes 1998 colony chromosome 6, USDA_Dalb.pri_finalv2, whole genome shotgun sequence, the following proteins share a genomic window:
- the LOC135904975 gene encoding uncharacterized protein: MLPAQQAEEKQPRSSSPEDSPQNQQKKKHHARRTRKAGKKPALHSSTRTKQHQHAQVTDAAESGKAEPGAESARPRSGSLAAKSTSTASDGSAKTSSGSPGATSINRIPGSERNTILEELPLAGARDLAPTSSKRLRDAEAHIPSDGSSQIGFGSVVATSLVDRPPHYEANAILGEQPGTEPESLTATLIDRALDIELNVLPERLPHSGTPGLATKSPMRPPPDYDAYVPSDLPPQTSYWNDAEPPSSKDPDLQGHTPLGGTRRTSAASSAVTSANNKCRDSALSTPLRGWWVLNMPSNDAGALSPEKEPFAGTIDDREGRRGADRKGTGAAESSTGPFHNLKSPGLASGSPKCDSRNERGPFKRKTADAEHKSGGRRDSSSRKCVLTDNGSPDNSGMSRQRRSGQFRRAPKSETDSNSTKHPSSVGSLTPDDTRLSKVSRMAVCTAVAASVTVFVVVMFLLMQLLPDGTRHFHEKKVSFWVENLANACVTVDCEKAVLELKSSIDTSVDPCKDFYGFSCGQWGRANRHASYMEAQRIAYVDAVNAALWDAGELGAAPPDGVTLPFSVVYRSCIKFFDRAAVDIGEIWSTSGIDAHVWTAVASFDSLFTLAVGHVLQYAMESVVDVRWRDDDNVSSMTGAYIAAGTAIARHLEPHSRKFLFVRAIRALGDIVTRDRVPDIEHIDDIVAQRMSQLRSASETMVVALRDLDTPKTNWSRVLADYANMAGRPAPSSAVVQDQAGVRGVLEELANADLRVVSVYLTLVPPAKFLVLESEVQRRVVSGGDDEHRHIKREACVRALELLFGDGYGSWLSANVLRPGIAGDVAQIVKDVVAVAKDMNKAFWRIPLKHELVVAPACFRSMIRRSERGLPEPPAQDASVPPELRTDFVSNTILFSRQRSRNGATCEPLISLAATVMRWDDAEAPLRLLVADFYHAGSTEAAVNYGTLAYHLAALSFRTTLSKNWTLSSDYAPCIADYVRTRLRMFPPGLSWDHIIGRHWALQVALWAAANRDSKFNSSVALSRLFFLRFGHTCCSQAMVPLQPREYDDVSETYKSRASCNAIAMPAPAFAYSFDCAGMARMEC, from the exons ATGTTACCAGCCCAGCAGGCCGAAGAGAAGCAGCCGCGATCTTCCAGTCCAGAAGACTCGCCGCAAAATCAACAGAAGAAGAAACATCACGCCCGCCGGACAAGGAAGGCTGGTAAAAAGCCCGCACTCCATTCCTCTACCCGAACAAAACAACATCAGCATGCTCAAGTGACGGACGCTGCTGAGTCTGGCAAAGCAGAACCAGGAGCAGAATCAGCGCGCCCTAGATCCGGCAGCCTCGCAGCGAAGTCGACCAGCACTGCGTCAGACGGATCGGCGAAAACCAGCTCGGGTAGCCCTGGCGCTACTTCAATCAACAGGATCCCCGGTTCCGAGCGCAACACGATTCTCGAAGAACTGCCACTGGCCGGAGCTCGGGATCTCGCACCGACGTCATCCAAGAGACTTCGGGACGCCGAGGCTCACATACCGTCAGACGGATCGTCGCAAATCGGCTTCGGGAGTGTCGTTGCGACGTCACTGGTAGATAGGCCTCCCCACTACGAAGCTAACGCGATACTCGGAGAACAGCCGGGCACCGAGCCTGAGAGTCTCACGGCGACGCTGATCGACAGGGCTCTCGATATCGAGTTGAACGTATTGCCGGAGCGACTGCCTCACAGCGGTACCCCGGGGCTCGCGACCAAGTCACCCATGAGACCTCCCCCGGACTATGACGCGTACGTGCCGTCAGATCTGCCGCCGCAGACCAGTTACTGGAACGACGCTGAGCCACCGTCCAGCAAAGATCCCGACCTGCAGGGCCACACACCCCTCGGAGGTACACGGCGCACTAGTGCTGCAAGCTCAGCCGTGACATCAGCCAACAACAAATGTCGCGACTCCGCGTTGAGCACTCCCCTCCGAGGGTGGTGGGTTCTTAACATGCCATCGAATGACGCCGGTGCGTTGTCTCCGGAGAAGGAGCCGTTCGCGGGAACGATCGACGACAGGGAAGGTCGCCGTGGGGCTGACCGAAAGGGGACAGGGGCCGCCGAGTCGAGTACCGGGCCATTTCATAACCTTAAGAGCCCTGGCCTAGCGTCGGGCAGCCCCAAATGCGACTCGAGAAACGAGCGAGGACCATTCAAGCGCAAAACCGCAGACGCTGAACACAAGTCGGGTGGCAGAAGAGACTCCTCGTCGAGAAAGTGCGTCCTGACGGACAATGGCAGCCCGGACAATTCGGGGATGTCGAGGCAACGAAGATCCGGGCAGTTCCGAAGGGCGCCGAAGTCGGAGACGGATA GCAACTCGACCAAACACCCATCGTCGGTGGGCAGCCTGACACCCGATGACACCCGCCTGTCGAAGGTCAGCCGCATGGCGGTGTGCACAGCTGTAGCCGCGTCGGTCACCGTCTTCGTCGTTGTGATGTTCCTGCTGATGCAGCTGCTTCCTGACGGAACCAGACATTTCCACGAGAAGAAG GTGTCCTTCTGGGTCGAGAACCTggccaacgcctgcgtcaccgTGGACTGCGAGAAGGCTGTGCTCGAGCTCAAGTCGTCCATCGACACGTCCGTGGACCCGTGCAAAGACTTCTACGGCTTCTCCTGCGGTCAGTGGGGCCGCGCGAACCGCCACGCGAGTTACATGGAGGCCCAGCGTATCGCCTACGTCGATGCCGTGAACGCCGCTCTCTGGGATGCTGGCGAACTTGGCGCCGCGCCACCCGACGGCGTGACGCTGCCCTTCTCCGTGGTGTACAG GTCCTGCATCAAGTTCTTCGACCGAGCAGCCGTGGACATCGGCGAGATCTGGAGTACCTCCGGCATCGACGCCCACGTCTGGACTGCAGTGGCGAGCTTTGACAGCCTCTTCACCCTCGCCGTCGGCCACGTGCTGCAATACGCCATGGAGTCCGTCGTCGACGTGCGCTGGAGAGATGACGACAACGTCTCGTCAATGACGGGTGCGTACATCGCAGCGGGCACGGCCATCGCTCGACACCTTGAACCCCACTCTCGCAAGTTCCTCTTCGTACGCGCCATCAGAGCCCTCGGCGACATCGTGACGCGCGATCGCGTCCCGGACATTGAACACATCGATGACATCGTGGCTCAACGGATGTCCCAGCTGCGCTCGGCGTCCGAGACCATGGTGGTCGCTCTACGTGATCTGGACACCCCGAAGACTAACTGGTCGCGAGTTCTCGCAGATTACGCGAACATGGCCGGCAGGCCAGCGCCTTCGAGCGCGGTTGTGCAAGACCAGGCTGGCGTTCGGGGTGTTTTAGAAGAACTCGCAAACGCCGACCTGCGGGTCGTATCCGTGTACCTGACCCTCGTGCCCCCGGCCAAGTTCTTGGTCTTGGAGAGCGAAGTCCAGCGACGCGTCGTGTCTGGAGGTGACGACGAGCACAGGCACATCAAGCGCGAGGCATGTGTCCGCGCCTTGGAGCTGCTGTTCGGCGACGGCTACGGGTCGTGGCTCTCCGCGAACGTCCTGAGACCCGGAATCGCGGGCGACGTCGCACAGATTGTGAAGGACGTGGTGGCGGTCGCCAAAGACATGAACAAGGCTTTCTGGCGCATCCCTTTGAAACACGAACTCGTCGTTGCGCCAGCATGCTTCAGAAGCA TGATTCGCCGATCCGAGCGCGGGCTACCGGAACCACCAGCCCAGGATGCTTCCGTGCCGCCGGAGCTCAGAACGGACTTCGTCTCGAACACGATCCTCTTCTCCCGCCAACGAAGCCGCAACGGTGCGACGTGCGAGCCGCTGATCAGTCTGGCTGCGACTGTCATGCGTTGGGACGATGCTGAAGCCCCGCTGCGCCTTCTCGTGGCGGACTTCTACCATGCCGGCTCCACCGAGGCAGCCGTCAACTACGGCACGCTTGCGTACCACCTCGCCGCGCTCAGTTTCCGAACGACGCTGTCCAAGAACTGGACTTTGTCGTCCGACTATGCTCCCTGCATCGCAGACTACGTCCGTACCCGCCTCAGAATGTTCCCGCCTGGACTTAGCTGGGACCACATCATCGGTCGCCACTGGGCTCTCCAGGTGGCGCTGTGGGCAGCCGCGAATCGCGACTCCAAATTCAACTCGAGCGTAGCCCTCTCGAGGCTTTTCTTTCTGCGCTTCGGACACACGTGCTGCTCGCAAGCGATGGTCCCACTCCAACCTCGTGAATACGATGACGTCAGCGAGACATACAAATCGCGGGCGTCGTGCAACGCCATTGCCATGCCGGCGCCTGCCTTTGCCTATTCGTTCGATTGTGCAGGCATGGCCCGCATGGAGTGCTGA